DNA from Bacteroidota bacterium:
CTACATCCCCAGCGGAACCGTGCAGGTCCGGAGCGACCTCATCTACCGGGGCCGGGCGACGGTCCGCGACGGGGCGTGGACTATCCGCTTCGTCGTCCCCCGCGACATCTCGTACTCCGACGCGCCGGGCCGCATCTCAGTCTACGCCACCGACGGCTCGGGCCGCGACGGCTTCGGAGCCAGCGAAGGCTTCGTCGTTGGCGGGACGGCCGCCAACCCGATCCAGGACAACGAGCCGCCGCGCGTCGACCTGTTCATGAACGACACGACGTTCGTGCCCGGCGGCCTCGTCGGGACGACGCCGGTGCTGATCGCCAAGCTGTTCGACCAGAACGGGATCAACACCGTCGGGGCCGGCGTCGGCCACGACCTCCTGCTGACGATCGACGGGGCCGAGCAGGACGCCGTCGACATCGGCCGCTTCTACCGCGGCGACCTCGACTCCTTCCAAAGCGGCACCGTCGAGTTCGAGCTGCCCGAGCAGGCCCCAGGGCCGCACACGCTCACGCTCCGCGCCTGGGACGTGGCCAACAACTCCGCCACGGTCAGCCTCGACTACTTCGTCGAGGCCGACGGCGAGCTCGTGCTCCGCAACGTCTACAACTACCCCAACCCGACGAACGGGCCGACGCGCTTCGTCTTCGAGCACAACCAGCCGCCGGGGACGGTGGCCCGCATCCAGCTTCGCATCTACACCCTGTCCGGCCGGCCGGTCCGCACGCTCGACGCCCAGGAGACGCTCGCCACCGGCGTGCTGAGCGGCTCCGTCGTACAGATTCCCTGGGACGGGCGCGACGAGGACTTCGACACGCTCGCCACCGGCATCTACCTCTACCGGGTCCGCGTGGAGGTGGAACGCCCGGACGGCGAGACGCAGGTCTCCGAGCGCATCGAGCGCCTCGCGGTGATACGATGACCCCGGCCTCGCCCGTTTGACCTGGGCGGCCCGCCCGAGTGTGCAAAAACGTAGAACACATGGCCTCCCCGTCGCGCCCTCCGTACCCTAGAGCCCGCCCACTGCGCGCCCGCGTGCCCCGGCACGCCGTTTCCTTCTCTCGTCCGAAACCAGAACCTATGACCACGCTATCCTTCCGCACGGCGCGCCGCGTCCTGCTCGCGCTCCTGCCTGCCCTGATCTTCGGGTCCGGCGTCCAGGCACAGGACGACGGAAACAACTCCATCGGCCAGGGAAGCAACATCGTCTACACGACGGCCGTGCCCTTCCTCATGATCGAGCCGGACAGCCGGGCGGCCGGCATGGGCAACGCCGGCGTCGGCCTCGCCGACAACGCGAGCGCCGTCTTCTGGAACCCGGCCGGTCTGGCCCGGCAGCGCGGGGCCGAGGTGTCGATCACGCACTCGAACTGGCTCCCGGCCATCACGTCGGACCTCTTCTACGAGTACCTCGCCGGCAAGTACCACCTCGAGGGCATTGGGACGTTCGGGGGTAACATCACCTTCTTCAACCTCGGCGAGCAGGAGTTCCGGGGACCGAACAACGAGGACCTCGGGACCTTCCGCTCGTACGAGCTGAACACCGGCCTCTCGTACGCCCGGCAGGTGACGCGCGGCCTCGCCCTCGGCACGGGCCTGCGCCTGATCTACTCCAACCTCGCCGGCGGCGTCACGCTCGGGCAGGGCCAGCCGGGGGAGACCCAGACCAAAGCCGGCGTCTCCGTCGGCCTCGACCTCGCGGCGCTCTACACGTTCAAGCCGTTCGAACTCGGCAGCATCCCGGTCACGACTAACCTCGGCTTCAACCTCGCCAACATGGGGCCGAAGGTGAAGTACACCACCAACGAGTGCAACGAGCGCACGGGCGAAAGCTGCGGCGACCCGCTCCCGACCAACCTCCGCTTCGGCGGTGCCTTCAGCGCCCAACTCGACGAGTTCAACAAGCTGAACCTCGCCATCGACTTCAACAAGACCCTCGTCGACTACGAGCAGTTTCAGGTCCTCGACGAGAACGACGAGCCCGTGTTTGACGAGAACGGCAACCCCGAGCTCGCTGCCCGGGCGAAGCCGTTCTACGAGGCCATCTTCTCGTCTTGGAAGTCCGTGCCGGTGCGCGACACGAACGGCGACATCGAGGACGTGGGCGTGCTGCGCCAGATCACCGTCGGGACAGGACTAGAATACTGGTACAACGACCTCGTCGCCTTTCGGACGGGCTTCTTCTACGAGGACCCGTCCAACGGGAACCGCAAGTTCCTCACCTTCGGGGCCGGCATCCGGTACAACCTGATCGGCGTGGACTTCTCCTACATCTACCCGATCGAGGAGGAGTCGCCGCTGGCGAACACGCTGCGGTTCTCGCTCCTGCTCAACGTGCTGCGGTAGCGGCCGACGCTTGAAGTGTGACGTGCGAGGGTGCCGGCGGCGACGCTGCTGGCACCCTCGCTTTTTATGCTCTCGCTGTCCGACCTTGTCCGCGAGCGGACGACCGCGCAGCACTCCGCGAAGCACGCACCACGTTCCACGTTTTCCATGGCCGACTTCACCGCGTTCGTGCTCTTCGGGCTGGGGCTGCTGGCGACGGTCGGGGTGGGGGAGGCGCTTCGGGCGAAGGCCGGGTGGCCTGCGGAGTCGTCGCGCCGCGTCGTGCACGCAGCAACGGGCGTGCTGGTCGGGCTGAGCCCGGGGTGGTTCGCGGAGCCGGCGTGGGTGTACGTGCTCGCGGGCTCGTTCGTGCTCGTTAACCTATGGGCCGTGCCGCGCCGCGTGTTTCCAGGGATGCACGCCATCCAGCGCCGAAGCTGGGGGACGGTCACGTTTCCGCTCGCGCTCCTCTTCGCGCTGTGGACCTGCTGGACGCTCGACGCCTCGCGGATCTACATCCTCCAGGCGGCCTTCTTCGTCCTCGCGGTTGCCGACCCCGTGGCCTCGCTCGTCGTGACACGCCTGGCGCGGCCAGGGCGGTTTCGGATCGGGGAGAACGCGAAATCGGTGGCCGGGTCCGCTGCGTTCTTCGTCACAGCATTTGGAGCAACAGTAGGGTCGCTCACTCTCGTCGGACCCGGTGCCGAGCCGGTCTCGCTGCTCACCGGTGCCCTCGTCGCCGCCGCGCTGGCGACGGGGGCCGAGCTGCTGGCGACGCGCGGGTGGGACAACTTCTTCATCGTCGTCGCGGTCGTGGTCGCGCTCACCGTGCTGCACGGCGATCCCGGTGCAGCGGCGCAGTTGGCGCTCGTGCTGCTGGTCGCGGCCGGGTTCGGGAGCGCGGCGTTCGCCGTGCGGTTCCTCGACGGGTCCGGGGCGCTCGCGGCGACGGGGCTCGCGGTCTCGGTGCTCGCGCTCGGCCCGGCGTGGGTGGTGCCGGGGGCTACGTTCTTCGTGCTCTCCAGCCTGCTCTCCAAGCTCGGCCGGCGGCGCAAGGCGCTCGCGGCGGCGGGCGACGACAAGGGCAGCCGCCGCGACGCTGGACAGGTCTACGCCAACGGCGGGGTCGCGTGGGCGCTGCTCGTGGCCCACGTCTTCGCGCCGAGTGACGCGCTCTACTGGGGCTACGTCGGGGCCTTCGCCGCCGCCGCCGCCGACACATGGGGGACCGAGATCGGCACGTTCGTCGGCGGTCCGACGCGGCTCCTGTGGAGCGGGCAGCGGGTGCCGCCGGGCCGGTCGGGCGGCGTCTCGGTCGCCGGCACGCTCGGGGCGCTCGCCGGCGCTGGGGTCGTGTTCCTCAGCGCGGTGCCGGTGGCGGGGGCCTACCTCGCCACCGTCGGCACCGGCGCGGCGGCGGCGGTCGTGGTCGGGGGTGGCCTCGCGGCGTCGCTCGTGGACAGCCTCATCGGGGCAACGGTGCAGGCGCTCTACCGCGCCCCCGACGGCAGTCTCACCGAGCGGGCGCAGGGGAACGGCCTCGTGCGCGGCTGGCGCTGGATCACGAACGACCGGGTCAATCTCGCCTGCACGCTCGCCGGTGGCGCACTGGCGGCCTCGGGTGCTGCGTTGTTCGGATGAAGTCCGGCGACGGGTGCCACCGGCAGGGCGAACGCCGTTCGCCCCTACGACAGGGGCACGATCGACAGGGGCACGATCTGTCCTCTGTCTTCCGTCCACCGTCCTCTGTCCCCCGCCCGTCGTCTTCCGTACTTTCTGGTTCTCGACCTTCAGCCTCAGACGTATGCCCTGGTACAAAAAGCTCCACTGGCAGATCATCATCGGCCTCGTTCTGGGACTGATCTACGGCGTCATCGCAGCAGCGCAGGGGTGGGGGGCCTTCACGGCCGACTGGATCGCGCCGTTCGGGACCATCTTCCTGAACGCGCTCAAACTGATCGCCGTGCCGCTCGTCCTCGCGTCGCTCATCCTGGGCGTGGCCTCGCTGAGCGACCTACGCAAGCTCTCCCGGATCGGCGGCAAGACGATTGGCATCTACCTCGGCACGACGGCCGTCGCCGTCACGCTCGGGCTCGTGATCGTCAACCTCCTGGAGCCGGGCAGCGCCGTGCCCGAGGCGCTCCAGGCAGAACTCGGCGCGGCCTACGCGGGTGATGCGGCGATGCGCTCGGAGGCTGCCGCGGCCGCCGCGCAGCGCGGGCCCCTCCAGTTCCTCGTGGACATCGTGCCGGGCAACCTGTTCACGGCCATCTCGAACAACAGCAACATGCTCCAGGTGGTCTTCGTCGCGCTCTTCATCGGGATCGGGCTGATCCAGATTCCGCGCGAGAAGGCGGAGCCGGTGCTCGCTGTCGTGGAGGGCCTGAACGACCTCATCATCCGGCTCGTGGACGTGATCATGCTCATGGCTCCGGTCGGCGTCTTCGCGCTCCTGGCCGGGACGATTACCCAGGTGGCGGGCGACGATGTGAACCGGATCATCGAACTCCTCGGCGCGCTCGGGTACTACTGCTTCGCGGTCGTGCTCGGCCTCGGGCTCCACATGCTGATCACCTACGCGGTGCTGCTCAAGAGCCTCTCGCCGATGTCGCTGCGGACGTTCTACAGCGGGATCGGCCCGGCCCAGCTCGTCGCGTTCTCGACCTCGTCGAGCGGGGCGACGCTGCCGGTGACGATGGAGCGGTGCGAGGAGAAGCTCGGCGTCAGCGAAGAGGTCTCGTCGTTCGTGCTCCCGCTTGGGGCGACGATCAACATGGACGGCACGGCGCTCTACCAGGCCGTGGCGGCGGTCTTCATCGCGCAGGCGCTCGGGATGGAGCTCGGCCTCGCGGCCCAGCTCACGATTGTCCTCACGGCCGTCCTCGCCTCGATTGGGACGGCGGCGGTGCCGGGGGCGGGGATCATCATGCTCGTCATCATCCTCGAAGCCGTCGGCGTGCCGTCGGCCGGGATCGCCCTCGTCCTCGGCGTGGACCGCATCCTCGACATGCTGCGCACGGTCACGAACGTTACCGGCGACGCGACCGTGGCGACCGTCATCGCGGCCAGCGAGGGCCAGCTCGGCGTCCCCGATACCGACCCGGCGGCTGACCGCGTGCGCGTGGTTGCCGAAGGGTAAAGCCTGGACCCCGCGCACGGACTGAAACTTGCAGACCGAGACGCCTATCCCCAGCCCGGTCTTCGTATGCCTCCTCTGATCTTCCTGCTCGCCCTCGTTCTCGCTGCGCCCCTCGCCGAAGCGCGGCCGCTCCCGGACCAGGCCGATCCGGGCCCGATGCTGGTCGAGCGCCCCGAGAGCGTGGCTCTTCTCGAAGAAGGGCGCAGCCAGATGGTCACCTTCCGCCTCGACGACGCCGAGACGACCTTCGAGCGGCTCGACGCGGTGGAGACAGCGCGGCCGGCGGCGCGGCTGCACCTCGCCAAGATCGCCCTCTGGCGGGCGATGATTCTGGAGCAGGACGACCTGTACGACGCCTTCTTCGACCGGAGCGACGCGCTGCTCGACGTGCTCAAGGAGACGCCCGACTCGCCGTGGCGGACCCACTTCCGGGCCGAGACCGAACTGCACCGGGCCGTGATCCACGCCAAGAAAACGCAGTACGCCCGCGCCGCGCTCGCGCTCCGGCAGGCCTACAACCACTTCGAGAAGAACGCCAAGGAGCACCCGGCCTTCTACGAGTCGGCATGGGGCATGGGGCTGTGCCACGCGACGATCGGGCTGGTGCCGAAGTCGTTTCGCTGGGTGGTCAAGATGATGGGCTTCCGCGGGACCGTGCAGCAGGGGCTCGACGGGATGGCGGTCTCGGCCCGGCAGAGCGTCTACTACCGCGACGAGGCTGCGGCCTTCTTCGCCCTCACCGACCAGCTCGTGAACGAGTCCAAGCGCGGCGGGCTGGCGATGCTCCGGGAGGTCGCCGCGCGCTACCCGGAGAGCCCGGTCGTGAGCTACATCGTGGGCTACTCGCTGATCAACCAGCGCCGCGCCGCCGAGGCCGAGCGTGAGTTGCGCCGCGCCGAGCGCCTGCTCCAGCCCCCCGGTGTCTTCCCGATGCCGTACGTGGACTTCTCGCTCGGCCAGGCGCTGTTCCGGCAGGACGCGTTCGCGGAGGCCGCGGGCTACTTCCAGCGCTACGTGCGGACGTTCCCCGGCGAGGCGCTCCTGGCGCAGGCGAACCTCCACGCCGGGCTCGCCCTCGAACTCTCCGGCCGGCGCGCCGAGGCGGTGCCGTACTACGAGCGCGTCCGGGTCCGGGAGAACTTCGACAGCGACGCCGCCGCGCGGCGCGAGGCCGAGGCCCGCCTCGCCGCGCCGCTCTCGGACCGGGAGCGGACGCTCCTGCTCGGCGGCACCGCCTTCGACGGGGGCCGCTACGCGGAGGCCGTGCAGACGCTGCAGCCTGTCTTCGGCGACCGCGAGGCGTCGGAGGTCGAGCGGGCCGAGGCTGCCTACCGCAGCGGGCGGGCGTACCAGCTTCTCGGCACATGGCGCGAGGCGCTCCGGCACTACGGCTTCGCCGTCAGCAACCCCGGAGACCCGCTCGCGAAGTGGGGCCCCTGGTCGCAGTACTACACCGGCGAGGTGCACGAGGCGCAGGGGGAGCACGCCCGCGCCCGCGCTGCCTACGAGCGCGCCCTCGCCAACGACGACCCTTTCGCCTATCACAAGGCGCTCGAACAGCGCGCCAAAGCCGCCCTCGACCGCCTCTAATCCATGCACGGTTCCGCTCGTCTTCTTGGCCTGCTCGTTTGCGGCCTCGCTTCCCTCTCACTCGCCCAGCCCGCGCTCGCGCAGGGAGGCATCGTGTTCGGCTGGGCACCGGCCGATACGATCCGCGCCGACTTCGAGGCTCCCGTCGTTCACGGGCACGGACACGGGCGTGCGCGAGAGACCGTGCGTGAGCCGCAGCGCTCGGAGGCGCGCGCCACGTTCGAGGTCGAGTACGAGAACTTCCCGGCGGAGGCGCAGGCGGCGTTCCAGCTTGCCGTAGACATCTGGAGCGAGCGCGTCGAGTCGTCGGTGCCGATCCGCATTCTTGCGCAGTGGGAGCCTGCCGAGGAGGCTAGCATCCTCGGTACCGCCTCGCCCCGCATCATCGCCAACTTTGGCGGGGCACCGCAGGCCGACACCTGGTATGCGTCAGCCCTTGCCGAAGCCCTGGCGGGACGAAACCTGAGCGGCTCCACCCCTGACATCCGCGCCACCTTCAACAGCGAGTTCCCAAGCTGGTACTTCGGCCTCGACGCGGACCCGCCCGACAACGAGTTCGACCTCACGACGGTCGTCCTCCACGAACTCGGGCACGGGCTGGGCTTCATTGGTTCGATGGACGTGGCGGGCGAGGTCGGGAGCTGGGGGATCGAGACGACCGAAGGGCAACGTTTCCCGGTGGTTTACGAGCGCTTCGCCGAGCGCGGCGACGGCACGCCCCTGCTGAGCCTCGAGAACTTCTCCGCCCCGCTCGCAGACGCGCTCACGAGCGGGTCCGTTTTTTTCGACGGCCCGACGGCGCGCGCACAGGGCACGGACCTGCCGGAGATTTTCGCGCCGCTCGTGTGGCAGCCCGGCTCCTCGTTCTCCCACCTCGACGAGCAGCTCTACCCCTCGGGCTCGATCAACGCGCTCATGACGCCGAGCTTCGCCCGCGGTGAGGCCATCCACGACCCCGGCCCGATCACCTGCGGCATGCTGCGCGACGTGGGCTGGACGCTCCGCCCGGCGTGCGAGGCTATTGCCTTCTCGGCCGGCGTGGACGGGCGAGATGTCGTGCTGACCTTCTTCTTGCCGAGCGAGTCCGGGTTCGTCTCCGGCACGGTCGAGCGCGAGGTCGACGGGCAGTTCGAGCCCGTCGCGGCCTCGGTGCCGGCCATCGACCCTGAGGAGGCGGCGACCTACACCGTGCGCGTGCCCGGCCTCGGCCCCGGCACCTTCACGTTCCGCCTCCGCCTGCTGGGCGAAGACGGCACCGAGGTCGTCCTCAACGCCGCCCCTGTCCAGGTCTTCGGCGCAGGCAATGCCCTGGCGGTCTTTCCCAACCCCATCGTCGGCGAAGCGACGGTGCAGGTGGATGTCCGCGAGGTCCAAGACGTGAGCGTCAGGGTCTACGATGTGCGTGGCCGGCTCGTCGCCACGCTGCTGGAGGGCGTACCTGGACCCGCTACGGCAACCCTGAACGCCCGTGGCCTGGCGCGGGGGGTTTACTTCGTCCGCGTCGAGGGCGAGGACTTTGGCGCGACGCGCGGGGTGACGGTTCTGCGCTAACCGCGCTAGCGCACCCGGACGACGGAGCGCGTGGCGCTGACCGCGCCCTACCCGTTTGGTACTCTACCCGTCTGGTGCTAGGCAAAAGTCCTTTCGGGCCAGAACCTGAGGAGGTAGGGACGGCTCGCCGAGCCGTCTGCGGTGCTACCGAACGCGTGCCACTACCGCACCCGCACGACGGAGCGCGTGGCGCTGACGCCGTCGCCGGAGGCGTGGACGACGTAGACTCCCGGCGCGAGGTCGCGCTCCTGAAGCGCGAACGTGTGCCGGCCAGCCGCGAGCGGTCCGTCGTGCAGCCCGGCCACCCGCCGGCCGAGCACGTCGAACACCTCGACGACTACCGGCGCGGGCCGGTCGAGCACGAGCGCGACCGTGGCCCGGGTCCGGAACGGGTTGGGGTAGGGAGCTTCGAGCCGGAGGCTGGCGTACTCGGCCGCCGGCTCGGTGCTGGAGGTGAACTCCGGCGTGAGGTAGACGGCGAAGATGCGGTCGCTCGCGCTCGTCTCGGCAGCCGTCATGCCCATCCAGCCGGGGTTCGGCATCGTCGATAGGATGCCGCCGACGATGTAGCCCATCAGGGTGCGCTCGTCGAGGTCGCGCAGCCGGACGATCTCGAGGTCGGAGCGGGGGACAGAGGCCGGAATGAGCGCCGCGTTTGTGCCGAGCAGGCCCGGCATCTGAACCGGCATTACCGTCTCGTACGTGGTGCCGCCCTCGGCCACCTCGTGCGTCAGCGTCACGATGTCGTCGGTGAAGGGGATGAAGCGGTCCTCGACGACCTCCCCCGCGTCCTCGTCGAAATAGAACTGCGCCATCCCGCCGAAGAACGCGGTGTGCATCGTCTCGGTCACCTCGTCCCAGAGCGGGAGCGCCGGGGCGGTGTAGTGCGAGAATCGCTGCTCGAAGCTGCTCTCCTGAAACGCGAGCCCGTCCGAGAGCGTGGCGTGGATCTGCGTCCGGTACGGGAGGTTGCTCGGCTGGAAGACCCCGGCGTACATCGTGTGGGCCTGGGTGATGCAGGGCGCACCGTCGCACTGCCCTCGGACGAAGCTCGGGGCCACGGTCAGGTCGCGCCGGTGCAGCGCGTCCTCGTCGGTCACGGTCTGCACGTCGTCGATGCCGAGCGTGCCCCCCTGGTCGATAAGGAGAAACGAGGCGATCTGGTTGGTGTAGGCCTGCGTGAAGCTGCCACCGCCGGGAGAATACGCGCCGTCGAAGCGGTGTCCGCCGAGGAGGAGGTAGCGGCCCTCGAGAGTGCGGAGTTCGCCGCCGGTCACGGCGAGGCGCTCGTCGGCCGACTGCCGGATGTGCGGCGCGAGCGCGCCCCCGTTGACCACCGCGCCGATCAGTCCTGGTACGTCGAGCGCCGTCAGCGTCGGGAACGTGATCTTGTCGCCAGTCGAAGAGTCGGTGCCGTAGCCGCCGACGACGTAGAGCGTCTCGCCCTCCTGGTGGTACTGCGGGTTCGACACCTTCAGCGGGTCGGCGACAGCGTCGCCCAGTTCGCTGAGCGAGCGCGACCACACCTGGTCACCGGCGAGGTCCACGACCCAGAGGGAGCCGTTGGCCTGCTCGGCAGCGAAGGCACCGGACTCGATGATGCCGTGGAGGCCGTCCACGCGGCCGGTGATGAACAGCCACCGCCCGCCGTGCTCGGCCCACGCGAAGGAGTGGAGGCCCGGCATCCCCGTCACGTCGACCTCGACGAGTTCGAGTGAGAACGGAAGGGCTTCGGGGTCCTGCGCGGCGGCAGGGACCGTGAGCAGAGCAGCGAGCACAAGGAGGCAGCGGCGCATCAAAGGCGGACGGGTTAGGCACGGGCTGCCCAATGCTACGGCATATTCCCGCTGGGGGCAACCCCTATGCCTCTTTCATCATAGTCCCCATCCGAATAGTCCCCATCCGACTTACCGGCCTGCGAGCCGGCCCTGCGCGTCAGGCGGCCTGCCCCTTCCGGCGCGCGTAGGCCGCCTCGGCGATGACCGTCAGCAGCGTACGGTCGGTGTCGGTGAGGGGCATGCCGCGGCGGGCCGTCACAGCCTCGGCCACGCGGAGTGCCTTCTCCAGCCGGTAGTTCACGAAGCCGTCGGCCCCGCCCCACGAGAAATCCGGGATGTAGCGCGGCGGAAAGCCCCCGCCGAAGAGGTTGCAGAAGACCCCGACGACGGTGCCGGTGTTGAACATGGTGTTGATCGAGCACTTCGAGTGGTCGCCCATGATGAGGCCGAGCCGCCCGCGCTCGGTGCCGACGAACGCCTCGGCGACGCAGTCCCACATGTTCACCTCGCCGTAGTCGTTCTTGAGGTTCGACGTGTTGGTGTCGGCCCCGAGGTTGCACCAGCGGCCGATGTAGGAGTTGCCCATGTAGCCGTCGTGGACCTTGTTCGAGTAGGACTGCACGATGCTCGCCTTGACCTCGCCGCCGATTTCGGCGTGGGTGCCTGCCGCGACGCCATCGACCCGGGCTCCGGCCCGCATGCTGGCGTTCGGCCCGAGGTAGAGCGGCCCGAAGACGATGGCACCTTCGCCGATGGCCGCACCCTCGTCGAGGTAGATCGGCCCGCCCTCGGCGTTGAGGATGGCCCCTGGCCGGACTTCGGCACCAGGAGCGAGGTAGATGTTGCCGGGCTCCAGCAGGATCGCACTTTCGTGTACCGTCGCGCCCTCGCGGCCGTGGCGGTCGAGGGCGGCAAAGTCATCTGCGATGCGCTCGCGCACATCGTCGAGGAGGTGCCACAGGCGGCTGATGAGCGTCGCGCCGTCGACCTGTTCCTCGGCGGTACCCTCGAAGTGAGACGGGCCGAGCGCGTCGGCCCCCAGCAGCCCGGCCTGCGGGGCCGGGTGCCACGCGGCGAGGAGCGTGTCGCCCTGGAGAAAGACGCGGGCCGGTTCGCCCGGCGCAGCGGCAGCGCGCACGCGCTCCAGCAGGTCGCCCGGCTGAACGAGCCACCGCTGATTGACGAAGAGGACGCCGCGGTGCTCATTGGGCAGCGCGTTGAAGGAAGCTCCAGCGTGGTCCTGGGCCGCCGCGCCTGCGACCAGCGCCCGCGTGTGGAGGACGAAACCGTCGTGCGGAAAGGCGCGCCGCTGACGCTCGCTCAGGGTCTGGATACCGACGCGCAGGTCGCCTGCGGCGCGGGTGGAGGCCAGCGGAGCGAGGTGGTGGACCGTCGCGTCTTCGAACAGGCAGAGGTGGGGCATGGAGAGGCCGTGGTCGGGGAGGGGAGCGCCCCAAACTACGCCACCGGTGTACGGCGCGGTGGCGTACGCCGAGCGACCGGCCCGGCGCAGCGTGCGCAAAAATGGAAGGTCCCGCGCGAACGACGATACCAGGTCTGCGTATAGAGACCTCCGCTGCCTCCCTTTCTAGCTCAACACCGCCATGAAATTCTTCATCGACACCGCCGACCTCGACGAGATCCGCGAAGCCGCCGACATGGGCGTCCTCGACGGCGTCACCACGAACCCATCGCTCGCCATGAAGGCGGGGGCCTCGAACTTCGAGGAGCACATCTACAAAATCTGCGAACTCGCCTCCGACGTCTCCGCCGAGGTCGTGGCGACCGAGTACGGGGCGATGGTGGAGGAAGGCCGCAAGCTGGCCCAGATCCACGAGCACGTCACCGTCAAAGTCCCCATGATCCGCGAGGGCGTCAAGGCCATCGAGACGCTCTCCAACGAGGGCATCCGCATCAACTGCACCCTCATCTTCTCGCCGACCCAGGCGCTCGTCGCGGCGAAGGCTGGGGCGACGTACGTGAGTCCCTTCATCGGACGCCTCGACGACATCTCCTCCAACGGGATGGACCTCATCGCCTCGATCCGTACCATCTTCGACAACTACGCCTACGACACGCAGATCCTCGCGGCCAGCATCCGCCACCCCATGCACGTCGTCGACGCCGCCGAGCTCGGCGCGGACGTGGCGACGATGCCGTTCGACACGCTCGACAAGCTCATCAAGCACCCGCTGACCGACCGGGGGCTCGAGAAAGTCCTCGCGGACTGGGAGAAGCTCCAGGAGCAGAAGGACGGACAGCCTGCCTAGCCCGGCAGCGCAGAGACAGTCGCGCGGCAGAGACAGTCGCGCAGTAGGGAGCTCCCGCAGGCGTGGGGGCTCCCTCTTTTTATGGTATGGGTATTGATATGTGTATTATAGAAGTTGCGATGTCACCTCGTATCCCTCTTTTTCGGTGTAGGGGTACAAACCTCACACAGATTCGCACTGGTCTCCAACCGGGCCTTGTCCTCGCGATGAGACAGCGCACCTCTCGATCCCAGACACACCTCCAATCCTCCACCACATGCTCCGCTACACGCTACTCACCGCCATAGCCCTGACGGCCACCGGCCTCGCAGCCCAGCACACCCAACCCTTCAGCATCCCTGCGCAGCCGTCCGTCCTGGAGGTACCGCGCGGCGGAGCCGAGGTGCTCTACGACCAGACGGGCGCTCCCAGCGAAAACAACTTCCCCTCGCAGCAAGCTGGGGGGAGCGAGGTCCAGTATGACGCGCAGGGCGCGGACGACTTCGTGGTGCCGGACACTGTGGCGTGGAGCATCACCGAACTCGCCGTGCTCGGGGCTTATGTCGAGAATGCCACTCCTATTGAGATTGCGGACATCTACTTCTACGCGAATGTGGACGGGCGGCCAGACTCGCTCATAGAGCGCCGCCTCAACGTGCCGGTCGACAGCATCGGGGACGGCGA
Protein-coding regions in this window:
- a CDS encoding DUF92 domain-containing protein — translated: MADFTAFVLFGLGLLATVGVGEALRAKAGWPAESSRRVVHAATGVLVGLSPGWFAEPAWVYVLAGSFVLVNLWAVPRRVFPGMHAIQRRSWGTVTFPLALLFALWTCWTLDASRIYILQAAFFVLAVADPVASLVVTRLARPGRFRIGENAKSVAGSAAFFVTAFGATVGSLTLVGPGAEPVSLLTGALVAAALATGAELLATRGWDNFFIVVAVVVALTVLHGDPGAAAQLALVLLVAAGFGSAAFAVRFLDGSGALAATGLAVSVLALGPAWVVPGATFFVLSSLLSKLGRRRKALAAAGDDKGSRRDAGQVYANGGVAWALLVAHVFAPSDALYWGYVGAFAAAAADTWGTEIGTFVGGPTRLLWSGQRVPPGRSGGVSVAGTLGALAGAGVVFLSAVPVAGAYLATVGTGAAAAVVVGGGLAASLVDSLIGATVQALYRAPDGSLTERAQGNGLVRGWRWITNDRVNLACTLAGGALAASGAALFG
- a CDS encoding T9SS type A sorting domain-containing protein, producing MHGSARLLGLLVCGLASLSLAQPALAQGGIVFGWAPADTIRADFEAPVVHGHGHGRARETVREPQRSEARATFEVEYENFPAEAQAAFQLAVDIWSERVESSVPIRILAQWEPAEEASILGTASPRIIANFGGAPQADTWYASALAEALAGRNLSGSTPDIRATFNSEFPSWYFGLDADPPDNEFDLTTVVLHELGHGLGFIGSMDVAGEVGSWGIETTEGQRFPVVYERFAERGDGTPLLSLENFSAPLADALTSGSVFFDGPTARAQGTDLPEIFAPLVWQPGSSFSHLDEQLYPSGSINALMTPSFARGEAIHDPGPITCGMLRDVGWTLRPACEAIAFSAGVDGRDVVLTFFLPSESGFVSGTVEREVDGQFEPVAASVPAIDPEEAATYTVRVPGLGPGTFTFRLRLLGEDGTEVVLNAAPVQVFGAGNALAVFPNPIVGEATVQVDVREVQDVSVRVYDVRGRLVATLLEGVPGPATATLNARGLARGVYFVRVEGEDFGATRGVTVLR
- a CDS encoding dicarboxylate/amino acid:cation symporter translates to MPWYKKLHWQIIIGLVLGLIYGVIAAAQGWGAFTADWIAPFGTIFLNALKLIAVPLVLASLILGVASLSDLRKLSRIGGKTIGIYLGTTAVAVTLGLVIVNLLEPGSAVPEALQAELGAAYAGDAAMRSEAAAAAAQRGPLQFLVDIVPGNLFTAISNNSNMLQVVFVALFIGIGLIQIPREKAEPVLAVVEGLNDLIIRLVDVIMLMAPVGVFALLAGTITQVAGDDVNRIIELLGALGYYCFAVVLGLGLHMLITYAVLLKSLSPMSLRTFYSGIGPAQLVAFSTSSSGATLPVTMERCEEKLGVSEEVSSFVLPLGATINMDGTALYQAVAAVFIAQALGMELGLAAQLTIVLTAVLASIGTAAVPGAGIIMLVIILEAVGVPSAGIALVLGVDRILDMLRTVTNVTGDATVATVIAASEGQLGVPDTDPAADRVRVVAEG
- a CDS encoding tetratricopeptide repeat protein, with the protein product MPPLIFLLALVLAAPLAEARPLPDQADPGPMLVERPESVALLEEGRSQMVTFRLDDAETTFERLDAVETARPAARLHLAKIALWRAMILEQDDLYDAFFDRSDALLDVLKETPDSPWRTHFRAETELHRAVIHAKKTQYARAALALRQAYNHFEKNAKEHPAFYESAWGMGLCHATIGLVPKSFRWVVKMMGFRGTVQQGLDGMAVSARQSVYYRDEAAAFFALTDQLVNESKRGGLAMLREVAARYPESPVVSYIVGYSLINQRRAAEAERELRRAERLLQPPGVFPMPYVDFSLGQALFRQDAFAEAAGYFQRYVRTFPGEALLAQANLHAGLALELSGRRAEAVPYYERVRVRENFDSDAAARREAEARLAAPLSDRERTLLLGGTAFDGGRYAEAVQTLQPVFGDREASEVERAEAAYRSGRAYQLLGTWREALRHYGFAVSNPGDPLAKWGPWSQYYTGEVHEAQGEHARARAAYERALANDDPFAYHKALEQRAKAALDRL
- the porV gene encoding type IX secretion system outer membrane channel protein PorV encodes the protein MTTLSFRTARRVLLALLPALIFGSGVQAQDDGNNSIGQGSNIVYTTAVPFLMIEPDSRAAGMGNAGVGLADNASAVFWNPAGLARQRGAEVSITHSNWLPAITSDLFYEYLAGKYHLEGIGTFGGNITFFNLGEQEFRGPNNEDLGTFRSYELNTGLSYARQVTRGLALGTGLRLIYSNLAGGVTLGQGQPGETQTKAGVSVGLDLAALYTFKPFELGSIPVTTNLGFNLANMGPKVKYTTNECNERTGESCGDPLPTNLRFGGAFSAQLDEFNKLNLAIDFNKTLVDYEQFQVLDENDEPVFDENGNPELAARAKPFYEAIFSSWKSVPVRDTNGDIEDVGVLRQITVGTGLEYWYNDLVAFRTGFFYEDPSNGNRKFLTFGAGIRYNLIGVDFSYIYPIEEESPLANTLRFSLLLNVLR